A genome region from Erigeron canadensis isolate Cc75 chromosome 3, C_canadensis_v1, whole genome shotgun sequence includes the following:
- the LOC122591874 gene encoding pentatricopeptide repeat-containing protein At1g74630, whose translation MANKVSPSFLSLLKHCKTLKPITQIHTHIIKSGQHSDPFITGHLILQYTLVTPNPNTKTLHHAHSILTHFPYPTSFMYNTLIRAFSESDHPRDSFATFLTMCRNNVQPDSFTFSFVLKTAASIQCSNIGVQLHCLGVVYGLDNHLYVATTLISMYSEGGLVQYARKVFDEMSEPNVVAWNAMINGCVRCCDVKGAEMLYRRMPVKDLVSKNIMLDGYMKSGEVLLAKTLFFEEMNVTDDVSWSTVVVGFSQNGCFDEAFGLFVELHRLGLRPNEVSLTAILSVCAQAGAFEFGRVLHGYVEKSGVVWLRSVNNALLDTYAKCGNIDMARLVFERMPGKKSIVSWTTMVAGLAMQGYGEQALNVFHQMEKSGIKPDGITFVSILYACSHAGLTEQGCRFFYMMNNQYDIEPTYEHYGCMVDLYGRAGELQKAYNFIIEMPVKPTAVIWRTLLGACSIHGNVELAEKVQIRLTELEPNDSGDHVLLSNIYAVAGKWKDVATVRKSMSSQRIMKNPGWSMIEVDKIMYSFVAGEEENEATKEAYKKLREIMLRIRVEGGYVAEVIRSVLHDIEEEEKEDSVSMHSEKLALAFGMSRLCNGSMIRIVKNLRVCKDCHTVMKLVSKIYRLDIVLRDRSRFHSFTNGYCSCRDYW comes from the coding sequence ATGGCAAACAAAGTCTCACCATCATTTCTGTCCCTCTTAAAACACTGCAAAACCCTTAAACCCATTACACAAATCCACACCCACATCATCAAATCGGGCCAACATTCTGACCCATTCATCACTGGACACCTCATTCTCCAATACACTCTTGTAACCCCCAACCCAAACACAAAAACCCTGCATCATGCCCATTCCATCCTGACCCATTTCCCTTACCCAACTTCATTCATGTACAACACCCTCATTCGGGCTTTCTCCGAATCCGATCACCCCCGTGACTCGTTCGCTACGTTCCTCACCATGTGCCGAAACAACGTCCAGCCCGATAGCTTTACTTTCTCATTTGTACTTAAAACAGCTGCTAGCATACAATGCAGTAACATAGGAGTTCAACTGCATTGTTTAGGGGTGGTTTACGGGCTAGATAATCATTTATATGTCGCGACTACGCTTATTAGTATGTATTCTGAAGGCGGGTTGGTTCAGTATGCAAgaaaagtgtttgatgaaatgtctgaacCGAATGTTGTCGCGTGGAATGCTATGATTAATGGGTGTGTTAGGTGTTGTGATGTAAAGGGTGCAGAAATGTTGTATAGACGAATGCCGGTTAAGGATTTGGTTAGTAAGAATATTATGCTTGATGGGTATATGAAAAGTGGTGAGGTTTTGCTAGCTAAGACGTTGTTTTTTGAGGAAATGAATGTTACAGATGATGTTTCTTGGAGTACTGTGGTTGTCGGGTTTTCTCAAAACGGGTGTTTTGATGAGGCATTTGGTCTTTTTGTAGAGTTGCATAGGCTCGGGTTGAGGCCTAACGAGGTAAGCTTGACGGCGATTCTTTCTGTGTGTGCACAAGCCGGGGCGTTTGAGTTTGGGAGAGTTTTACATGGGTATGTAGAGAAATCCGGGGTTGTTTGGTTACGTTCTGTGAATAATGCATTGTTGGATACTTACGCTAAATGTGGTAATATTGATATGGCGCGTTTAGTTTTTGAAAGAATGCCCGGGAAAAAGAGTATTGTTTCTTGGACAACAATGGTGGCAGGATTGGCTATGCAAGGGTACGGTGAACAGGCTTTAAACGTCTTTCATCAGATGGAGAAATCTGGGATTAAACCTGATGGGATAACCTTTGTTTCCATTCTTTATGCTTGTAGTCATGCGGGTTTGACTGAACAAGGGTGTCGGTTTttttacatgatgaacaatCAGTATGACATTGAACCAACTTATGAACACTATGGTTGTATGGTTGATTTATATGGCCGCGCTGGGGAGCTACAAAAGGCTTACAATTTCATAATTGAAATGCCAGTTAAACCGACCGCTGTTATTTGGAGAACTCTTCTAGGGGCTTGTAGTATTCATGGTAATGTAGAGTTAGCTGAGAAAGTTCAGATAAGACTAACTGAACTAGAACCTAATGATTCTGGTGATCATGTTTTGTTATCAAATATTTACGCTGTTGCTGGAAAATGGAAGGATGTTGCGACTGTAAGAAAGTCAATGAGCAGTCAAAGAATCATGAAAAACCCCGGTTGGAGCATGATTGAAGTCGATAAAATCATGTATAGTTTTGTTGCAGGTGAAGAAGAAAACGAGGCCACGAAGGAGGCTTATAAAAAGCTTAGAGAGATTATGTTGAGAATTAGAGTTGAAGGTGGGTATGTTGCAGAGGTAATTAGGAGTGTTTTACATGATATAGAAGAGGAAGAGAAAGAAGATTCAGTATCAATGCATAGTGAGAAACTAGCGCTTGCATTTGGGATGTCAAGATTATGCAATGGAAGTATGATAAGAATAGTCAAGAATTTGCGGGTATGCAAGGACTGTCATACAGTTATGAAGCTTGTTTCCAAAATCTATAGGTTGGATATTGTATTGAGAGACAGAAGTCGATTTCACTCTTTTACAAACGGTTATTGCTCATGTAGAGATTACTGGTAA
- the LOC122590823 gene encoding putative pentatricopeptide repeat-containing protein At3g18840 — protein sequence MRLLIDGLKSHNYAIKSGHITTIYACNQLIHLYSKHGLIKEACKLFDEMPERNVFTWNAIISTHIKSHNLGQAQNLFNIAPCKDSVTYNSMLSGYANNEGFEMKAVDLFAQLHCMSNDTWIDEFTLTRMCNLTAKIKDSWYGKQLHSFMVKTGNNVSGFAVSALVDMYSKNGCFSEAYEAFNGCKCGSVDVVSKNAVVAACCREGKLDMAVELFSSDPELNDVVSWNTMITGYTQNGRDIDAVSLAVCMEKNGFRWNEHTFGSVLSACSSLKNLKMGKELHARILKEITSVNPFISSGIVDVYCKCGNMKYAESVHSTIGIENKFSTSSMIVGYSSKHNMVEARRIFDSLTSKNSVVWSAMCSGYLNCHCCNNVFELFHMFIDQEKMVPDNSILASLLGACSIQAIVDPGKQIHAYILKMRIHVDGRIISALLDMYSKCGNIKYAQRFFEQVKFRDLVIYNIMIAGFAHHGYEHEAFVLFDKMLKSGFTPDTVTFIAVLSACRHGGLVQEGEKYFKSMTEEYNLTPEIDHYACMIDLYGRANKLERAREFMIQIPIELDVVILGTFLSACRLHRNVELAREAEEKLLRIGGDSGSRYVQLANVYASEGQWDNMGRIRKKMRGIEVSKTAGCSWVHVGGKVHSFTSGDTYHSEAEPVYGILDFLGMEMNNLDEIDLCI from the coding sequence ATGAGGTTACTAATCGATGGTCTCAAATCGCACAACTACGCCATTAAATCCGGTCATATTACCACAATATATGCATGCAATCAGCTGATACATCTATACTCTAAACATGGTCTGATAAAAGAAGCATGCaaactgtttgatgaaatgcctgaaCGAAACGTTTTCACATGGAACGCCATAATATCGACCCATATCAAGTCCCATAACTTGGGTCAGGCCCAAAATTTGTTCAATATCGCCCCATGTAAAGATTCTGTGACTTACAACTCAATGTTGTCAGGTTATGCAAACAACGAGGGGTTTGAAATGAAGGCGGTTGATTTATTCGCGCAGTTGCATTGTATGAGTAACGATACATGGATTGATGAGTTTACGCTTACTAGAATGTGTAACTTGACTGCAAAGATTAAAGATTCGTGGTATGGGAAACAGTTGCATTCGTTTATGGTTAAAACTGGGAATAATGTTAGCGGGTTTGCAGTGAGTGCTTTAGTAGATATGTATTCGAAAAATGGGTGTTTTAGTGAAGCGTACGAGGCATTTAATGGATGCAAATGTGGATCAGTGGATGTGGTTTCTAAGAATGCGGTTGTTGCTGCGTGTTGTAGAGAAGGAAAGTTAGACATGGCGGTGGAGCTTTTTTCAAGTGACCCGGAGTTAAATGATGTCGTTTCTTGGAATACTATGATTACAGGGTATACACAAAATGGGCGTGATATAGATGCTGTTAGTTTGGCCGTTTGTATGGAGAAAAACGGGTTTAGATGGAATGAACACACATTTGGTAGTGTTTTAAGTGCTTGCTCGTCTTTAAAGAATTTGAAAATGGGGAAAGAGCTTCATGCTAGAATCCTGAAAGAAATAACGAGTGTGAATCCATTTATTAGTAGTGGGATTGTTGATGTTTACTGCAAGTGTGGCAATATGAAGTATGCTGAATCGGTTCATTCAACAATTGGTATTGAGAATAAGTTTTCCACTAGTTCAATGATTGTGGGATACTCTTCAAAACACAATATGGTAGAAGCTCGAAGGATTTTTGATTCTTTAACGTCGAAGAATTCTGTTGTCTGGTCAGCTATGTGTTCTGGTTATCTGAACTGTCATTGTTGTAACAATGTTTTTGAACTATTTCACATGTTTATAGACCAAGAAAAAATGGTACCTGATAACTCGATTCTTGCAAGCTTGCTTGGTGCATGCTCTATACAAGCAATCGTGGATCCTGGAAAACAGATTCATGCATACATATTAAAGATGAGGATTCATGTGGATGGGAGAATAATAAGTGCCTTACTTGATATGTACTCGAAATGTGGAAACATTAAGTATGCACAGAGATTTTTTGAACAAGTTAAGTTTAGGGATTTAGTAATATACAATATCATGATAGCTGGTTTTGCTCACCATGGTTATGAACATGAAGCATTTGTACTCTTCGATAAAATGCTCAAAAGTGGTTTCACACCTGACACGGTAACGTTTATTGCAGTCTTATCAGCTTGTCGTCATGGAGGTTTAGTTCAAGAGGGTGAAAAGTACTTCAAATCTATGACAGAAGAGTATAATTTAACACCTGAAATTGATCATTATGCATGTATGATTGATCTTTATGGAAGAGCAAACAAACTCGAGAGAGCAAGAGAGTTCATGATACAGATTCCCATAGAACTAGATGTGGTTATACTTGGAACATTCTTGAGTGCTTGCAGGCTGCACCGGAATGTTGAACTAGCACGAGAAGCAGAAGAAAAGTTGTTAAGGATTGGGGGAGACAGTGGAAGTAGGTATGTGCAGTTGGCTAACGTTTATGCATCAGAAGGACAATGGGATAATATGGGGAGGATTCGGAAAAAGATGAGAGGGATTGAGGTTAGTAAGACCGCGGGTTGTAGTTGGGTTCATGTTGGGGGCAAAGTTCATAGTTTTACATCTGGTGACACATATCATTCAGAAGCCGAACCTGTGTATGGTATTCTGGATTTTTTGGGCATGGAAATGAACAACTTAGATGAGATTGATTTGTGTATCTAA
- the LOC122593773 gene encoding deSI-like protein At4g17486, whose product MFTSFTPFRGMKSKIVPYYMNGTPSSLFCILPRDDSSRFYPPGTVPVYLNVYDISNINNCISWTGLGAFHTGLEVHGVEYGFGCHQESESGVFEIEPRKCPGFKFRESILMGTTKLTSSQVHRFFELQSNNYYGDTYHLFGKNCNHFCEDMCYQLTGNKIPKWVNRLARLGSCCRCILPKSIKGSAVRNESNVSDYEKKSLKSSFSCFSSFSTHNKLRKVSISSLYKHSLYKGCLPPWELRVDSQRLCDEDDE is encoded by the exons ATGTTTACTAGTTTCACACCCTTTAGAGGCATGAAATCAAAAATCGTTCCTTACTATATGAATGGAACTCCATCTAGCCTTTTTTGCATCCTGCCACGGGATGATTCTTCACGTTTTTACCCTCCTGGTACCGTTCCTGTTTACCTTAATGTGTATGACATCTCCAATATCAACAATTGTATATCATGGACAGGTCTGGGTGCCTTTCACACCGGTTTAGAAG TTCATGGTGTGGAATATGGTTTTGGATGTCACCAAGAATCAGAAAGTGGTGTCTTTGAGATTGAGCCTCGTAAATGTCCTGGTTTCAAGTTTAGGGAGTCGATTTTAATGGGTACAACAAAGCTAACTTCGAGTCAAGTTCATAGATTCTTTGAGCTGCAGTCTAATAACTACTATGGTGACACATACCACTTATTTGGGAAGAACTGCAACCATTTTTGTGAAGATATGTGTTACCAGTTAACCGGGAATAAAATCCCCAAATGGGTCAACCGGCTTGCCAGACTAG GTTCATGTTGTCGATGCATACTCCCAAAATCCATCAAGGGTTCTGCCGTTAGAAACGAATCAAATGTTTCAGACTATGAAAAGAAGAGTTTGAAAAGTTCATTTAGTTGCTTTTCATCATTTTCGACACATAATAAGTTGAGGAAAGTGTCGATATCTTCATTGTATAAGCATTCACTCTACAAAGGATGTCTTCCCCCGTGGGAGTTGCGTGTAGACTCACAAAGGCtttgtgatgaggatgatgagtGA
- the LOC122590825 gene encoding HVA22-like protein k, whose protein sequence is MSILGPNMPNEVGLRLLLCPLGSNVVLKTACCSVGVIIPVYSTFKAIESRNRIEQQKCLVYWAAYGTFSIAETFADKIISWVPLYHHMKFAFLVWLQLPTTDGAKQLYMKHLRPFLLRHQIKLDQLVAIVYRESGKFISAHEGEFQFAKAIAMKIMISAKHFIDDGSQPIPPVPPPEGSAMANQSEQGETLDSNNNDDEDDDDGYVTVAAT, encoded by the exons ATGTCGATTTTAGGCCCAAATATGCCAAACGAG GTTGGTCTGCGATTGCTTCTTTGCCCACTTGGTTCCAACGTAGTCCTAAAAACCGCATG CTGTTCTGTGGGAGTTATTATACCTGTTTACTCTACTTTTAAAGCGATCGAGTCACGCAATAGAATTGAGCAACAAAAGTGTCTTGTATACTGGGCAG CATATGGGACTTTTAGCATTGCAGAGACGTTTGCTGACAAAATTATATCATG GGTTCCCCTTTACCATCACATGAAGTTTGCTTTTCTAGTTTGGCTTCAACTTCCCACTACCGAT GGTGCTAAACAGCTATACATGAAGCATTTACGTCCTTTTCTTTTGAGGCATCAAATTAAACTTGATCAACTCGTGGCAATCGTGTACAGGGAATCG GGTAAATTTATTAGTGCTCACGAAGGAGAATTTCAGTTTGCAAAGGCAATTGCAATGAAGATTATGATATCAG CGAAACATTTTATCGACGATGGCAGTCAACCTATCCCACCTGTCCCGCCGCCAGAGGGAAGTGCGATGGCAAACCAAAGTGAACAAGGTGAGACCTTGGActctaataataatgatgacgaggatgatgatgatggttatGTAACCGTTGCTGCAACTTAA